The following are from one region of the Chloracidobacterium sp. genome:
- a CDS encoding arsenate reductase (glutaredoxin) encodes MFRENGIDFEQVNYFVEPLTAKVITDLLKKLKIPAFGLLRTKEKEFKELGFDEKTPEGAIIDAIVRNPGLLNRPIVVVGDKAVVARPIEKALELIC; translated from the coding sequence CTGTTTCGTGAAAACGGCATCGATTTCGAGCAGGTAAATTATTTTGTCGAGCCGCTGACGGCAAAGGTCATTACGGATCTGCTCAAAAAGCTGAAGATCCCGGCGTTCGGTCTGCTGCGAACCAAGGAAAAAGAGTTCAAAGAGCTTGGGTTCGACGAGAAAACCCCGGAGGGCGCCATCATCGATGCTATCGTGAGAAATCCGGGTCTACTTAATCGCCCGATCGTCGTCGTCGGCGACAAAGCGGTCGTAGCCCGACCGATAGAAAAGGCACTGGAACTGATATGCTAG
- a CDS encoding DUF3060 domain-containing protein, which yields MKFTLTIIAMFFVSAIVSCDVQSGITKNAVEKYGPTPTPSVMPTPVEEPIDPKDVVKVDSSLQGPTISISESNRKRSVVCDKFNRVMVNGRDNEITVTGGCRQIMINGDRNEVTAAAAAEIVLNGSDNKVRYSRYANGKRPVISDNKTGNVVEKAEPPTNK from the coding sequence ATGAAGTTCACACTAACGATCATTGCCATGTTTTTCGTTTCGGCCATTGTTTCCTGCGATGTTCAAAGCGGCATCACAAAGAACGCTGTAGAAAAATACGGCCCGACGCCGACGCCTTCGGTAATGCCGACTCCGGTCGAGGAACCGATCGACCCGAAGGATGTCGTCAAGGTCGATTCAAGCTTGCAAGGGCCGACGATATCGATCAGCGAATCGAACCGGAAAAGATCAGTTGTATGCGATAAATTCAACCGCGTGATGGTTAACGGACGCGACAATGAAATTACGGTCACTGGGGGTTGCCGCCAGATAATGATCAACGGCGACCGTAACGAAGTGACGGCTGCGGCCGCGGCCGAAATCGTCTTGAACGGCAGCGACAACAAAGTGAGATACTCACGCTATGCAAACGGCAAGCGGCCCGTAATTTCTGATAACAAGACGGGAAATGTGGTTGAGAAGGCAGAGCCACCGACCAACAAATAG
- a CDS encoding DUF2237 domain-containing protein — protein MSFTNGNGNGNGHRPKPKNVLGGELEICCMDPMTGFYRDGFCRTGVDDTGRHTVCIEATDEFLAFSKAVGNDLSTPMPQYAFPGLKAGDKWCLCMLRWREALQADMAPRVYLNATHEAALTVVSLEDLRAHAVDDE, from the coding sequence ATGAGCTTTACGAACGGAAATGGAAACGGAAACGGGCATCGGCCGAAACCCAAAAATGTACTCGGCGGCGAATTAGAAATTTGCTGCATGGACCCGATGACCGGATTTTATCGAGACGGCTTTTGCCGCACGGGCGTGGATGATACGGGCCGCCACACGGTCTGCATCGAAGCCACCGATGAATTCCTAGCATTTTCCAAAGCCGTCGGCAACGACCTTTCGACTCCGATGCCGCAATATGCTTTTCCCGGACTGAAAGCCGGCGATAAATGGTGCCTCTGCATGCTGCGGTGGAGAGAGGCGTTGCAGGCAGATATGGCACCGCGTGTTTACCTTAATGCAACTCACGAGGCAGCCCTCACGGTCGTTTCGCTCGAAGACCTGCGCGCGCACGCCGTTGACGACGAATAG
- a CDS encoding segregation/condensation protein A translates to MQEQPEQFTFDFHTETAEIVGDSRDELKIKLGEFAGPLDLLLYLIRQEQANIFDIPIATITDEYLKYIRLMKTLDIAIAADFLVMAATLIEIKSKMLLPRDPLAERDEEIEDPRQELVDRLLEYEKFKSAAEMLYERTTIEQAVFQRGKIESDDNNAEISASVFDLITIFQKILARHKDEVQMEIQREEISLADMIKNLRKRIFELGELNLLTFFEEMHSRRELVTAFVAVLEIVRTETVKLVQKTTFGDIVLKRT, encoded by the coding sequence ATGCAAGAGCAGCCCGAACAATTTACGTTTGATTTTCATACCGAGACCGCCGAGATCGTCGGCGATTCGCGTGATGAACTAAAGATCAAGCTTGGCGAATTCGCCGGCCCGCTCGATCTGCTCCTGTATCTCATCAGGCAGGAACAGGCCAATATCTTCGATATCCCGATCGCGACCATCACGGACGAATACCTGAAATACATCCGGCTGATGAAGACGCTTGATATTGCTATCGCCGCAGACTTCCTCGTAATGGCCGCAACCCTGATCGAGATAAAGTCAAAGATGCTGCTTCCGCGTGACCCGCTTGCCGAGCGCGATGAAGAGATCGAAGACCCCCGGCAGGAACTTGTTGACCGGCTGCTTGAATACGAGAAATTCAAATCGGCCGCGGAAATGCTCTACGAGCGTACCACGATCGAGCAAGCCGTCTTTCAGCGCGGAAAGATAGAATCTGACGACAACAATGCCGAGATCAGTGCTTCCGTCTTTGACCTGATCACGATATTTCAGAAGATCCTCGCCCGACACAAAGACGAGGTCCAGATGGAGATCCAACGTGAAGAAATATCGCTTGCGGATATGATCAAAAACCTCCGAAAGCGGATCTTTGAGTTGGGCGAGTTGAATTTACTGACCTTTTTTGAGGAAATGCATTCGCGTCGTGAACTGGTGACGGCTTTCGTCGCCGTGCTTGAGATCGTGAGGACCGAGACCGTCAAGCTCGTTCAAAAAACAACCTTCGGTGATATCGTTCTTAAGAGGACGTAA
- the scpB gene encoding SMC-Scp complex subunit ScpB, protein MESEIEKPNRSSSELIALVEALIFVSDEPITARALSEVLGEDKESIIAAVEALIEEYSSRESGLQIREIAGGWQIATRTELHETVRKFLKTRPSAKLSLASLETLAVIAYKQPVTVPEILEIRGVQSASAIKTLLEKRLIVTKGHKETVGRPMQYGTSKEFLIQFGLKDLSELPSIEDFEDLVQ, encoded by the coding sequence ATGGAAAGTGAGATCGAAAAACCAAACCGCAGCAGTTCCGAGCTTATCGCGCTCGTAGAAGCCTTGATATTTGTCTCTGATGAACCCATTACAGCCCGGGCCCTGAGTGAGGTCCTTGGGGAAGACAAAGAGAGTATCATTGCCGCTGTCGAGGCTCTGATCGAAGAGTATAGTTCGCGGGAAAGCGGCCTCCAGATACGCGAGATCGCCGGCGGCTGGCAGATCGCAACTCGAACCGAACTGCACGAGACCGTCCGAAAGTTCCTTAAGACCCGTCCATCCGCAAAGCTATCGCTTGCATCTCTCGAAACGCTCGCGGTAATCGCCTACAAACAGCCGGTCACGGTCCCGGAGATCCTTGAGATCCGTGGTGTTCAGTCTGCTTCCGCGATCAAAACGCTTCTTGAAAAGAGGCTTATCGTCACCAAAGGCCATAAAGAAACCGTTGGCCGCCCGATGCAATACGGCACATCGAAGGAATTTCTGATCCAGTTCGGCCTTAAGGACCTTTCCGAACTCCCGAGCATCGAAGATTTTGAAGATCTGGTCCAATGA
- a CDS encoding rRNA pseudouridine synthase, with protein sequence MPERLQKLIAQAGIASRRAAEELIASGAVTVNGKIVTEPGTKADPEKDHIKVNGKMINARLEKRESVYLLVNKPKGYLSSAADPEGRKLVTDLVKGYGKLHPVGRLDYNTEGLIILTNDGDFTNYVASSKKIPKIYEVKVKGLPTDVAIRKLTRGIRLEDGYKTAPADIKVLKPTDKNGWYEVTLREGHNQQIRKMFDAVGHSVVKLKRTQIGPIGDKWLAVGKFRKLNADEIIALYPLSKKSPS encoded by the coding sequence ATGCCAGAAAGACTACAAAAGCTCATTGCCCAAGCGGGCATCGCGTCGCGACGTGCTGCCGAAGAATTGATCGCAAGCGGTGCGGTCACTGTTAACGGAAAGATCGTGACCGAACCAGGCACAAAGGCCGATCCGGAAAAGGACCACATTAAGGTCAACGGAAAAATGATCAATGCTCGTCTCGAGAAACGAGAGAGCGTCTACCTTCTTGTGAACAAACCAAAAGGTTATCTCTCGAGTGCGGCTGACCCGGAGGGAAGGAAATTGGTAACTGACCTTGTTAAGGGCTACGGCAAACTGCATCCTGTTGGGCGGCTCGATTACAACACCGAAGGCCTGATAATCCTCACTAACGACGGAGATTTCACAAACTATGTCGCTTCGTCAAAGAAGATACCAAAGATCTACGAAGTGAAGGTAAAGGGGTTGCCGACCGATGTGGCAATTCGCAAGCTCACCCGAGGCATAAGACTCGAAGACGGCTACAAGACCGCACCTGCGGACATCAAAGTGTTAAAACCTACTGACAAGAACGGCTGGTATGAGGTCACGCTGCGCGAAGGCCATAATCAGCAGATCCGAAAGATGTTCGATGCTGTTGGTCATTCGGTGGTTAAGTTAAAACGTACTCAGATAGGGCCGATTGGCGACAAATGGCTTGCGGTTGGGAAATTTAGAAAACTCAATGCGGACGAAATCATTGCGCTTTACCCGCTTTCCAAGAAAAGTCCATCTTAA
- a CDS encoding CoA-binding protein produces MDRPKLILTSDNDIRTLLEETRRIAILGIKPESRAAQPAFYVSKYVQDSGYEIVPVPVYYPDVTEILGKHVFRDLRLIPGDLDMVIVFRRTQDIGRHVDEIIEKSPRSVWFQLGITNDPAAEAFASAGIKVVQNLCIMVEHRALIR; encoded by the coding sequence ATGGATCGGCCCAAGCTTATTTTGACCTCTGACAATGACATCCGAACTCTGCTCGAAGAAACCCGGCGAATCGCGATCCTCGGCATAAAACCCGAATCGCGCGCGGCCCAACCGGCATTCTACGTATCGAAATATGTTCAAGACTCTGGATACGAGATAGTTCCGGTTCCGGTTTACTATCCTGACGTGACGGAGATCTTGGGGAAGCATGTTTTCCGGGACTTGCGCCTGATTCCCGGTGACCTGGATATGGTCATTGTATTTCGGCGGACGCAAGACATCGGACGTCACGTTGACGAAATAATCGAAAAAAGTCCGAGATCGGTTTGGTTCCAATTAGGCATCACGAACGATCCGGCGGCGGAGGCATTCGCGAGCGCGGGGATCAAAGTCGTACAGAACCTTTGCATTATGGTCGAACACAGAGCATTGATCCGTTAA
- a CDS encoding acyl-CoA dehydrogenase family protein encodes MNFELNEEQKQIKASIREFAEKEIRPHVMEWDESQHFPIELRPKLAELGLMGVIFPEEYGGAGMGYVEYASIIEELGRVCGSVGLSVAAHNSLCSNHIYTFGTEEQKLKYLVPLAQGESFGAWGLTESQAGSDASGTRTTATRSNGGWMVNGSKNFITHAIACNTLVAVAVTDRSKGNRGISAFIFDKTMDGFRSDKKENKLGMRASETASVVFEDCYVPDENRLGGEGEGFLQAMKILDGGRISIAALSVGIAQGAYEAAVKYAKERQQFGRPIAEFQAIQFKLADMATQIECSRLLTLQAAAAKDADKPVTQMSAMAKLYASETAVRVSEESIQIHGGYGYTKDYPAEKYWRDSKLCTIGEGTSEIQRMVIAKNLLRM; translated from the coding sequence ATGAACTTTGAACTAAACGAAGAGCAAAAACAGATAAAGGCAAGTATTCGCGAATTCGCCGAGAAGGAGATCCGTCCGCACGTAATGGAGTGGGATGAATCGCAGCATTTTCCCATTGAATTACGTCCAAAGCTCGCCGAACTCGGTCTCATGGGAGTGATCTTTCCGGAAGAGTACGGCGGTGCGGGAATGGGTTACGTTGAATACGCATCGATCATCGAAGAACTTGGTCGAGTTTGCGGATCGGTTGGGCTTTCGGTCGCTGCGCACAATTCTCTTTGCTCAAATCACATATACACCTTCGGAACCGAGGAACAAAAGCTGAAATACCTCGTTCCCCTTGCTCAAGGTGAGTCGTTCGGAGCTTGGGGACTGACCGAGTCGCAGGCCGGTTCAGACGCCTCCGGCACCCGCACGACCGCAACCCGTTCGAACGGCGGGTGGATGGTCAACGGATCAAAGAACTTTATTACACATGCCATAGCGTGCAATACACTTGTCGCCGTCGCAGTTACGGACAGGTCAAAAGGAAATCGAGGTATCTCGGCGTTCATTTTCGACAAAACGATGGATGGGTTTCGATCGGATAAGAAAGAGAACAAGCTTGGGATGCGGGCATCCGAGACGGCATCAGTGGTCTTTGAGGATTGTTACGTTCCTGACGAAAATAGGCTTGGAGGCGAAGGTGAGGGCTTTCTGCAGGCAATGAAGATCCTGGATGGTGGAAGAATCTCGATCGCGGCCCTTTCGGTTGGAATAGCACAAGGCGCTTACGAGGCTGCCGTCAAATATGCGAAAGAGCGTCAACAATTCGGAAGGCCTATCGCTGAATTTCAGGCTATCCAGTTCAAACTCGCGGACATGGCAACCCAGATCGAGTGCTCACGGCTTTTGACGCTGCAGGCGGCAGCCGCAAAAGATGCAGACAAGCCGGTGACCCAGATGTCAGCAATGGCAAAGCTCTATGCTTCCGAAACGGCGGTTCGAGTTTCTGAGGAATCGATCCAGATTCATGGCGGGTATGGTTACACTAAGGACTATCCTGCCGAAAAATACTGGCGCGACTCGAAATTATGTACTATTGGCGAAGGAACGAGCGAGATACAGAGAATGGTGATAGCTAAAAACCTGCTAAGAATGTAA
- a CDS encoding DinB family protein yields MSTSTVQSSNNIAAALIGELEHEAATTRTCFERIPAEKFAWKPHEKSMEFGKLASHVAEMFGWTPVTLQNSELDFAKMDYKPFEPQSSDDLLEFLDKNVAEAIETLRNTPDEVFMENWTMRNGDTVYFTMPKVAVMRSFVMNHIVHHRGQLSVYLRLNDIAVPSIYGPSADEGQM; encoded by the coding sequence ATGAGTACAAGTACTGTACAGAGTTCAAACAACATCGCCGCTGCGCTGATCGGCGAATTGGAGCATGAAGCTGCAACGACACGAACATGCTTTGAAAGAATCCCGGCGGAAAAGTTTGCCTGGAAACCCCATGAAAAATCGATGGAGTTCGGCAAACTCGCTTCGCACGTGGCTGAGATGTTTGGGTGGACACCTGTCACCCTGCAAAATTCCGAACTAGATTTCGCTAAGATGGACTACAAGCCATTTGAGCCACAGTCATCTGACGATCTGCTCGAGTTCCTTGATAAGAATGTTGCCGAGGCTATCGAAACGCTCCGGAACACACCCGACGAGGTATTCATGGAAAACTGGACGATGCGAAATGGCGATACGGTCTATTTCACGATGCCAAAGGTCGCAGTAATGAGGTCTTTCGTGATGAATCACATTGTTCATCACCGTGGACAGCTTTCGGTCTATCTCCGCCTAAATGACATTGCCGTTCCATCGATCTATGGCCCGTCGGCAGATGAAGGACAGATGTGA
- the meaB gene encoding methylmalonyl Co-A mutase-associated GTPase MeaB, with protein sequence MDIKQLTEKLLSGDHRSVARAITAVENGTNVAAALMRSIFPKTGKAVVIGITGSPGAGKSSLVDKLALYYKNKGERIGIVCIDPSSPFSGGAILGDRIRMSTLGLDKNIFIRSMATRGNLGGLSRSTVDAVAILDAAGFDKVIVETVGVGQDEVEIVKTADVSVVVLVPGMGDDIQAIKAGIMEIGDVFVINKADREGVIRTQKELESLLTLAHRPDMWDPPIVKTVATESKGIEDLATAIERYDQHSKRNGDTVLVRKQAIARWRLVELLQDRLLEKEMDRNGTREMLDDLSGEIARKTIDPYTAVDRILVRK encoded by the coding sequence ATGGATATCAAGCAGTTAACCGAAAAGCTCCTCTCGGGCGACCATCGATCGGTCGCAAGGGCGATCACGGCGGTCGAGAACGGCACAAACGTGGCCGCGGCTCTGATGCGCTCGATCTTTCCGAAAACTGGAAAGGCCGTAGTGATCGGTATAACGGGGTCACCGGGTGCAGGCAAATCTTCGCTGGTTGATAAGCTCGCACTTTATTACAAGAACAAAGGCGAACGAATAGGCATCGTGTGTATTGATCCGTCAAGCCCGTTTTCCGGCGGTGCGATACTCGGCGACCGTATTCGTATGTCGACCCTCGGACTTGATAAGAATATCTTCATTCGTTCGATGGCGACACGTGGCAATCTTGGGGGCCTTTCGCGTTCGACCGTCGATGCGGTAGCAATTCTCGATGCCGCGGGATTTGATAAGGTCATTGTCGAAACGGTCGGTGTTGGGCAAGACGAAGTTGAGATCGTCAAAACTGCAGACGTATCGGTCGTGGTCCTCGTCCCTGGGATGGGCGATGATATTCAGGCGATCAAGGCCGGTATTATGGAGATCGGTGATGTGTTTGTTATCAACAAAGCCGATCGTGAGGGCGTCATCCGAACCCAGAAAGAACTGGAATCTTTGTTGACACTTGCTCACAGGCCCGATATGTGGGATCCGCCGATCGTCAAAACCGTCGCGACCGAAAGTAAAGGTATCGAAGACCTTGCGACCGCGATCGAAAGATACGATCAACACAGCAAGAGGAACGGCGACACCGTGCTTGTTCGGAAGCAGGCGATCGCTCGGTGGCGGTTGGTCGAACTACTGCAGGATCGTCTTCTTGAGAAGGAAATGGATCGCAACGGAACTCGCGAAATGCTCGATGATCTTTCCGGTGAAATAGCCAGGAAAACGATCGACCCGTACACCGCCGTAGACAGAATACTTGTTCGAAAATGA
- the mce gene encoding methylmalonyl-CoA epimerase encodes MKINHLGIATNGIDEALEFWAEALGLENVHTEVVEDQKVRVAMLPLGESRIELLEPIADDSPISKFLQKRGGGIHHIAVEVDDIKASLERLKSQGMRLIDESPRVGAEGCLVAFVHPGSTGGVLLELVQTNDREMYPS; translated from the coding sequence ATGAAGATTAACCACCTTGGAATAGCTACAAATGGCATCGATGAAGCTCTGGAGTTTTGGGCCGAAGCCCTCGGGCTCGAGAACGTGCATACCGAAGTTGTCGAAGATCAAAAAGTGCGTGTTGCGATGCTTCCGCTCGGCGAGAGCCGAATAGAACTGCTGGAACCGATTGCTGATGATTCGCCGATCAGCAAGTTCCTTCAGAAACGCGGAGGTGGAATTCATCATATAGCGGTCGAGGTCGACGATATTAAGGCTTCGCTCGAGCGCTTGAAATCTCAGGGAATGCGTCTGATCGATGAGTCACCGCGTGTAGGTGCAGAGGGTTGTTTGGTAGCGTTCGTTCACCCCGGGTCGACCGGCGGTGTCTTGTTGGAATTGGTGCAAACTAACGATCGAGAGATGTATCCTAGCTGA
- a CDS encoding peptidylprolyl isomerase, producing MSNLTKGLVLLVVILAIGGGLVFWKSKVGGHTGGAFNSISKEEVEMLIADVAKQNPMALKRLAEDAELRKQQLENLKQLLAFASQAQREGLGNEQPNRQELENIRSEVMAVNYDREMNADKGPMPPFGFITEDQIKQFWGEGEPPQQSFFASLKDKIGLGKRDNELAFNKFLDTKVTLLKASNPQMKDREISEDERTQAREFFAKVSIYEQEYREKAAAGQLPKEFQDKVNLQIKLQQAQFLARIFSEKLAERTKVTDEEVNKYIAENPEYNTSEKKAKAEEILARAKNGEDFSALANEFSEDPGNKGGADGKSRGGLYENVRIGQMVKPFEEAALALEPGQIAPGLVESDFGYHIIKLEKKGQTQETSGEQGATYDVRHILISTGFKDPTNPMGRETPVKVYVRQKIEEEREKKVIDEIVAKNNVQVPEDFTVPEVTDEQIQEMMKKQQQTMGMPDENEEAPPAKPASKPAAPKKEK from the coding sequence TTGAGTAATTTAACAAAAGGCTTGGTCTTATTGGTTGTGATCCTGGCGATCGGCGGTGGTCTGGTTTTCTGGAAGAGCAAGGTCGGCGGCCATACGGGAGGTGCGTTCAACAGCATCAGCAAAGAAGAGGTTGAAATGTTGATCGCTGACGTCGCGAAGCAAAACCCGATGGCTCTGAAGCGGCTCGCTGAAGATGCCGAACTGCGCAAGCAACAGCTCGAAAACCTCAAACAGCTGCTCGCTTTCGCAAGTCAGGCACAACGCGAAGGGCTTGGCAATGAACAACCGAATCGCCAAGAGCTTGAGAATATTCGATCCGAGGTAATGGCCGTCAATTACGATCGCGAAATGAATGCTGATAAGGGTCCCATGCCGCCATTTGGCTTTATAACCGAAGACCAGATAAAGCAGTTTTGGGGCGAAGGCGAACCGCCGCAGCAGAGTTTCTTTGCGTCCCTTAAGGACAAGATCGGCCTCGGTAAACGCGATAATGAACTCGCGTTCAACAAATTTCTAGATACCAAGGTCACTCTGTTAAAAGCCAGCAACCCGCAGATGAAAGATCGCGAGATCTCTGAAGACGAGCGGACTCAGGCACGCGAATTTTTTGCTAAAGTAAGCATCTACGAACAGGAATATCGTGAAAAAGCTGCGGCCGGCCAACTGCCAAAAGAGTTTCAGGATAAGGTCAACCTTCAGATCAAGCTTCAGCAGGCACAGTTCCTGGCACGTATTTTCTCTGAAAAACTGGCCGAACGTACAAAGGTGACCGACGAAGAGGTCAATAAGTACATTGCCGAAAACCCGGAATACAACACATCGGAGAAAAAGGCGAAAGCTGAAGAGATACTTGCGCGTGCAAAGAATGGCGAAGATTTTTCGGCGCTGGCGAATGAGTTTTCTGAAGACCCAGGCAACAAAGGCGGAGCCGATGGAAAGTCGCGCGGCGGTTTATACGAAAATGTCAGAATCGGGCAGATGGTCAAGCCGTTCGAAGAAGCCGCTCTTGCACTTGAACCTGGCCAGATAGCTCCCGGATTGGTCGAAAGTGATTTCGGCTATCACATCATCAAACTCGAGAAGAAGGGGCAGACACAGGAAACGAGCGGCGAGCAGGGAGCGACTTACGACGTGCGTCACATTCTTATCTCAACCGGATTCAAAGATCCAACGAATCCGATGGGACGCGAAACGCCCGTTAAGGTGTATGTCAGGCAAAAGATCGAAGAAGAACGTGAGAAAAAGGTCATCGACGAGATCGTAGCTAAGAACAATGTTCAGGTCCCCGAGGACTTCACGGTTCCCGAAGTAACTGATGAGCAGATCCAGGAGATGATGAAGAAACAGCAGCAAACAATGGGCATGCCTGACGAAAATGAAGAAGCTCCACCGGCAAAGCCTGCGAGCAAACCGGCTGCACCTAAGAAAGAGAAGTAG
- a CDS encoding MBL fold metallo-hydrolase, which translates to MFLGDYCIEIIPDTEFRLDGGAMFGVVPRVLWERVCPPDELNRIRQQMNCVFIDTGNEKVLIETGIGEKWSEKETMMYGIFREKPFAETLFEKTGCRPEDITFVINTHLHFDHAGGNTVISGQSEQLASAGGQFAEAQVTPQFPNARYLVSQRELEHAEAPHERDRASYLPENWRPMIETGQLEPMPDEYEPIPGLKLQTVRGHSETMQTWRLDRGGKTLYGFADLIPTRHHVPLPWIMGYDLYPTETLAFKKEVLPKAVAEGWMCLFYHDFETPLCRIFSDKGKFKVVPYQQEN; encoded by the coding sequence ATGTTCTTAGGCGATTATTGTATTGAGATCATTCCGGATACGGAATTTCGATTAGACGGAGGGGCGATGTTCGGAGTCGTCCCTCGCGTTTTGTGGGAACGCGTTTGCCCGCCTGATGAGCTCAATCGCATCCGCCAGCAAATGAACTGTGTCTTTATCGACACCGGCAATGAGAAGGTCTTGATCGAGACCGGTATCGGCGAAAAATGGTCCGAGAAAGAAACCATGATGTATGGCATCTTTCGTGAAAAGCCTTTCGCAGAAACGCTGTTTGAAAAGACCGGTTGCCGCCCTGAAGACATCACGTTCGTCATCAATACTCACCTTCACTTTGACCACGCCGGCGGAAACACTGTTATCAGTGGTCAGTCAGAACAGCTTGCGTCAGCGGGCGGCCAGTTCGCCGAGGCCCAAGTAACTCCCCAATTCCCGAATGCCCGCTATTTGGTTTCCCAGCGCGAGCTTGAGCACGCCGAAGCTCCGCATGAACGCGACCGTGCAAGCTATCTTCCCGAAAACTGGCGGCCGATGATCGAGACCGGCCAGCTTGAGCCTATGCCCGACGAATACGAACCGATTCCCGGCCTAAAGCTCCAAACCGTCCGCGGCCACTCAGAAACAATGCAGACCTGGCGGCTCGACCGCGGCGGCAAAACTCTCTACGGCTTTGCCGACCTCATCCCGACCCGCCACCACGTCCCGCTCCCATGGATAATGGGCTACGACCTCTACCCGACCGAAACGCTGGCTTTCAAAAAAGAAGTTCTCCCGAAAGCGGTAGCGGAAGGCTGGATGTGTCTTTTTTATCACGATTTTGAAACACCGCTTTGCAGAATTTTTTCCGACAAAGGAAAATTTAAGGTAGTTCCGTACCAACAAGAAAACTAA
- the mtnP gene encoding S-methyl-5'-thioadenosine phosphorylase — protein sequence MENVNIGIIGGSGLYQMPELENVREQEVETPFGKPSDAFIIGELDGVTVAFLPRHARGHKFTPTEVPYRANIYAMKLLGVEYILSVSAVGSLQEQYAPTDMVIPSQFFDRTRARAKESTFFGEGIVGHVTFAHPVCDELGDILEASCKTVGVKVHRGGTYLCMEGPAFSTKAESMVYRHWGMDIIGMTNLQEAKLAREAEIAYATLALVTDYDCWHEGHDDVTIDMVVEYLNKNVRNAQLILKDAVKRVAAKETPNQFAGATKNAIFTAPDHWPEATAKKLEAIVGKYASK from the coding sequence ATGGAAAACGTTAATATAGGCATTATTGGCGGCAGTGGTTTGTACCAGATGCCGGAGTTGGAAAACGTTCGCGAGCAGGAGGTGGAGACGCCGTTCGGTAAGCCGTCGGATGCGTTCATTATTGGCGAACTGGATGGCGTGACGGTGGCGTTTCTGCCGCGGCACGCCCGCGGGCACAAGTTTACCCCGACGGAAGTGCCGTACCGGGCGAACATCTACGCGATGAAGCTGCTCGGCGTGGAGTATATCCTGTCTGTTTCGGCGGTCGGATCGCTTCAGGAACAATATGCCCCGACCGATATGGTCATTCCCAGCCAATTCTTTGACCGTACCCGTGCCCGTGCCAAGGAATCGACGTTCTTCGGCGAAGGCATCGTCGGTCACGTCACTTTCGCTCATCCCGTATGCGATGAGCTTGGCGACATCCTCGAGGCCTCCTGCAAGACAGTCGGTGTAAAGGTCCACCGCGGCGGAACATATCTCTGCATGGAGGGCCCGGCCTTTTCGACCAAGGCCGAGTCGATGGTTTACCGCCATTGGGGCATGGACATCATCGGCATGACCAACCTGCAGGAGGCCAAACTCGCCCGCGAGGCCGAGATCGCCTACGCGACTCTCGCTCTGGTAACCGATTACGATTGCTGGCACGAAGGCCACGACGACGTCACGATCGACATGGTCGTCGAATACCTGAACAAGAATGTTCGAAATGCTCAGCTCATCCTGAAAGACGCCGTCAAACGCGTCGCCGCAAAGGAAACGCCGAATCAGTTTGCCGGAGCCACAAAGAACGCGATCTTCACCGCCCCCGACCACTGGCCCGAAGCGACGGCGAAAAAGCTAGAGGCTATTGTAGGTAAATACGCATCTAAGTGA
- a CDS encoding VOC family protein has translation MNLDQVTIHCSKTVETVEFFQKLGLRLIVDSLPRYARLECPDGDSTLSINIADEAPAANQIVLYFECDDLNGEVERLRSLGLEFTQEPKDEPWLWRQAYLLDPNGNKICLFHAGENRKNPPWRVK, from the coding sequence GTGAACCTCGATCAGGTAACAATTCACTGTTCGAAAACGGTTGAAACGGTCGAGTTTTTTCAAAAGCTCGGCCTTCGTCTCATCGTTGATTCCCTTCCGCGTTATGCCCGGCTTGAGTGTCCGGACGGCGATTCCACTCTTTCCATCAATATTGCCGATGAGGCCCCGGCCGCAAACCAGATCGTTCTATATTTCGAGTGCGATGATCTAAACGGCGAAGTTGAACGGCTCAGATCCCTCGGCCTTGAATTCACACAAGAGCCCAAAGACGAGCCCTGGCTATGGCGACAGGCATATCTGCTAGACCCAAACGGCAACAAGATCTGTCTCTTTCACGCCGGCGAGAATCGCAAAAACCCACCTTGGCGTGTAAAATAG